Genomic segment of Streptomyces sp. NA02950:
GCCGCCCACGCAAAACGCTCGGCTGGGAAACCCCAGCCGAGCGCCTGCATAAACTGCTCGCGGCCTGATCAACACGACCACGTGTTGCAACGACCCCTAGAAACCGCCACCCGGCCGGGGCCATCGCACGGTTCCGTCGGCGCGGTGTGCCGCGCCGCGCCCCGGGCGCTACGCCGCGGCCTCCTGCTCGGCCTCCACCTGCTGGTTCCACTCCCGCTTGGACGCCTGCCAGCCGTCCTCGTTGTGGCCGCGCCGCCAGTAGCCGGAGATCGACAGCCACTCGCGCGGAACCTGCCGCTCCAGGCGCAGATGACGGCGGATCTCCTTCACGAAACCCGCCTCGCCGTGGACGAAGGCGTGGACCTGGCCCGGCGGGAACTCCAGCGAGCGCACGGCCTCCACCAGCGCCTGGCCCACCGGCGCTCCGCCCCGGTGCAGCCAGACGATGTCGGCCCCCTCCGGCAGGATGAGCTTGTGCTCCTCCTCCGGACCCGCGACCTCCACGAAGGCGCGCACCGGAGCGCGGTCCGCGCCACCGGGTCCGCCCGGCTGTCCGGCGAGCCGCTCCAGCGCGGTGGCGATCGCGGGCAGCGCGCTCTCGTCCCCCGCGAGCAGATGCCAGTCCGCGTCCGCGCTCGGCGCGTACGCACCGCCCGGGCCCAGCAGGTGGATCTCCTGGCCGGGCTCGGCCTGCCGCGCCCAGGGCCCGGCCAGCCCCTCGTCGCCGTGGACCACGAAGTCGAGGGCCAGCTCGCGCGCCGCCGGGTCCCAGGTGCGCACCGTGTAGGTACGCGTCACCGGCCACTGGTCGCGCGGGAAGTCGGCCCGGATCCGCTCGATGTCGAACGGCTCGGGATAGCTGACACCCGGAGCCGGGAAGAGCAGCTTGACGTAGTGGTCGGTCCACTCGCCCGCAGAGAACGCGGCCAGGCCGTCACCGCCCAGCACCACCCGCACCATATGCGGGGTGAGCTGCTCGGTGCGCACCACATGGGCCTGGTGGGGTCGCGGACTCCTGCGGGCCGGACGGTCTGCCATGGCGATCTCCCCTGATCAACAAGAGTTAGGGTTACCTAACCTAACAGCTCATCCCTCAAGGGTGGACAGAAGGCGACGCAAAGATCCGCCCAAACCCCAGCGCTCCTCCAGCGCGCCGAGCGCCCCCGGATCGCGCGGCCGCCGCGGCAGCGCGGGGTCGAAGGCGGGCAGGGGCACGTCCTGGGCCACCCGCACCACCTTCGGGGCCACCGCGACATACGCCCGGGCCTCGTCCAGCCGCTTGCGCTGCGAGGGGGTCAGCTTCGAGGCCGGGTCGTCCACGGCGGCCATGATCCCGGCCAGATCGCCATGGGCGGCGAGCAGCTTGGCCGCGGTCTTCTCGCCGATGCCGGGCACCCCCGGCAGTCCGTCGCTCGGGTCGCCGCGCAGCAGCGCCAGATCCGCGTACCCCGGGCCGTCCACGCCGTACTTCTCGCGCAGCATCGCCTCGTCCACCAGCTGGAGGGTGCCCACCCCCTTGACCGGATAGAGCACCCGCGCCTGCCGCCCGTCGTCGACCAGCTGGAACAGATCGCGGTCGCCGGTGACGATGTCGACCGGTCCGGTGGCCCGGCCCGCGAGCGTGCCGATCACATCGTCGGCCTCGTACTCCGCGGCGCCCACCCGTGCGATGCCCACCGCGTCCAGCACCGCGTCGATCACCGGGACCTGCGGGGAGAGGGTGTCCGGCACCTCCTCCTGGTCCACCCCGGCCCCCTCGGGGGCCTCCCCGGCCACCCGGTGCGCCTTGTAGGTGGGGATCAGGGCGACCCGCCAGCCGGGCCGCCAGTCGAAGTCCATGCAGGCCACCAGGTCGTCCGGCCGGTGGTCCTGCACCAGCCGGGCGATGAAGTCGAGCAGACCGCGCACGGCGTTCACCGGAGTCCCGTCCGGAGATCTGACCGAATCCGGCACTCCGAAATAGGCTCGGAAGTAGAGAGAGGCGGTATCGAGAAGCATCAGGCGTCGCGTCACGCCTCGCATGATGCCGTACCCCACGGACATGAACGCATGGAGAGTGTGAAGTGGGCCACCGCAGGGTTTACGCCGACCGGATCGGGGCAGGCGCGCCCGCGGAACAAATTCATTCAACGATTCAACTACTGCAAGGGGCATGCGGTCCGATATCGCGTCGCTCCACGACCCGCCGGCGGGGGTGGCGGGTCGTTTTTTGGTGCTACCTGAGAGGTGTACGTGTCCAAGCTGCGAGCTGAACGCCTGTACAAGGTGTTCGGCAGACGACCCGATGAGGCGGTGTCGAAACTCGAGGGCGGCACCGACCGTGAGACCTTGCGTGCGGAGGGTACGACGGCGGCGGTCGTCGACGCCTCCTTCGACGTCGAGGCGGGCCAGATATTCGTCGTCATGGGTCTGTCCGGATCTGGTAAGTCCACCCTGCTGCGCATGCTCAACGGACTCCTGGAGCCGACCGCGGGACGCGTGCACTTCGACGGCCACGATCTGACCGCACTCGACCCGCGCGATCTGCGCCAGGTGCGCTCCCACAAGATCAGCATGGTCTTCCAGCACTTCGCCCTCTTCCCGCACCGCAGTGTGCTGGAGAACGCCGCTTACGGCCTGGAGGTCCAGGGCGTACCGGGCAAGGAGCGGTTCAAGCGCGCCGCCGAGGCGCTGGAGATGGTGGGGCTCGGCGGCTGGGAGCGGTCCTGGCCCGACGAGCTGTCCGGCGGTATGCAGCAGCGCGTCGGCCTCGCCCGCGCCCTGGCCACCGACGCCGATCTGCTGCTGATGGACGAGTCCTTCAGCGCGCTCGACCCGCTGATCCGCCGCGATATGCAGGACCAGCTGCTCCAGCTCCAGAGGCGGCTCAAGAAGACGATCGTCTTCATCACCCACGACCTCAACGAGGCCATGCGGCTCGGTGACCGCATCGCCGTCATGCGCGACGGCCGGATCGTCCAGATCGGCAGCGCCGAGGACATCCTGGTCTCCCCGGCCAACGACTACGTCGCCTCCTTCATCCAGGACGTCGACCGCAGCCGGGTGCTCACCGCCGGAGCGATCATGACCGAGCCCGGCGAGGTGCTGGGCACCACCACCGATGACGGCACCACGCTCCGCACCGAGCGGGACGTACTGGACGCCGCCCCCGCCACCGTCACCGCGGACACCCCGATCATCGAGCTGTTCACGCCCTGCTCCCGCAGCGGTGTGGCGGTCGCCGTGACCGACGACGACGGCTCGCTCGTCGGTGTCGTCTCCCGCGCCCGGCTGCTCGCCGTCCTCGGCGACGGCGACGACGGTCCCGACGGTGCGAACCCACCGGCACCCGGCGAACCGGACGCTCCCGCGTCCGTGAAGAAGGTGATCTCCGGTGCCTAGGATTCCGCTCGGCGACTGGATCAATTCCGGCGTCAACTGGCTCCGCGACAACCTGAGCTGGCTCTTCGACTTCATCACCTCCGTCGTGCAGGGCATGTACGACGTGGTGAACTCGGTGCTCAGCGCCCCCGAGCCGCTGCTGATGGCGGGCATCCTCGCGGTGCTCGCCTGGTGGCTGCGCGGCCTGCTGCCCGCCGTCCTCGCCTTCGCGGGCTTCGCGCTCATCGATTCGATCGAGCTGTGGGACGAGGCGATGAACACCCTCGCGCTGGTGCTGGTCGCCGGTGTGATCACCATCGTGTTCGCGGTGCCGCTGGGCATCTGGGCCTCCCGCAACCGCACCGTGAGCGCGGCGATCCGCCCGGTGCTGGACTTCATGCAGACGATGCCCGCCTTCGTCTATCTGATCCCCGGCATCTTCTTCTTCGGCCTCGGGGTGGTCCCCGGTGTCGTCGCGACCATCATCTTCTCGATGCCCCCGGGCGTCCGGATGACGGAACTGGGCATCCGCCAGGTGGATGCCGAGCTGGTCGAGGCGGCCGACGCGTTCGGCACCCATCCGCGCCGCACCCTGCTCCGCATCCAGCTGCCGCTCGCCCTGCCCACCATCATGGCGGGCATCAACCAGGTGATCATGCTGGCGCTGTCCATGGTCGTCATCGCCGGTATGGTCGGCGCCGCGGGCCTCGGAGCCACCGTCTTCCAGGCGATCAGCTCCGTCGATGTGGCGATGGGCTTCGAGGGCGGCATCGCGGTGGTCATCCTGGCCATGTACCTGGACCGGATGACAAGCGCGCTCAACCAGCGCGTCTCCCCGCTCGCCCGCCGCGCGCTGGCCAAGGAGCGGGCCAAGGGACTCCGCGGTGCGAAGGTGCTCCACTGGCGGCCCGCGACCTCGGTCGCCATGGTCGGCGTGGTGGTCCTGGCCCTGGTCGCCGGCGGGATGAAGATGTTCGGCGGCAACGAGGCCGGTCCCACCGTCACCGCCGACGTCGGCAAGGGCCAGTCGATCAACATCGGCTACATCAACTGGGACGAGGGCATCGCCTCCACCTTCCTGTGGAAGGAGCTGCTGGAGCAGCGCGGCTTCAAGCCCAAGGTGCAGTCGTACGACGTCGGCGCCCTGTGGACCGGTATGGCCGCGGGCAACGTCGACCTCCAGACCGACGCCTGGCTGCCCGCCACCCACGCGGCGTACTGGTCGAAGTACAAGAACAAGCTGGAGAAGCTCGGCTCCTGGTACGACAAGACCTCGCTGGAGGTCGCGGTGCCGTCGTACGTCAAGGGCGTGAAGTCTCTCGAGGACCTCAAGAGCAAGTCCTCCACCTTCCAGAAGAAGATCATCGGCATTGAGCCCGGCGCCGGTGAGATGAAGCTGATGCAGAACAAGGTCATTCCGGAGTACGGGCTCAAGAACTACACCCTGGTCAAGGGCTCCACCGCGGCGATGCTGACCCAGCTGGAGCGCTCGTACGCCAAGAAGGAGCCGATCGCGGTCACCCTGTGGTCCCCCCACTGGGCGTACGACAAGTACAAGCTCACCAAGCTCAAGGACCCCAAGGGCGCCTTCGGCAAGGGCGATCACCTCGACGCCATCGCGCGCAAGGGCTTCTCGAAGGAGAACCCGCAGGTCGCGAAGTGGATGAAGCACTTCAAGCTGAGCGAGAAGCAGCTCGGCAGCCTGGAGTCGGCGATCCAGGACGCGGGCAAGGGCAAGGAACAGGAGGGCGTGCGCGCCTGGCTGAAGAAGAACCCCGGCATGGTCAACAAGCTCGCTCCGGTGCCCGGCGGTGGCGGCGACCAGAAGGGCAAGGACGCCGGTGCCGCGCCCAAGATCGGCTACTTCCCGTGGGACGAGGACATCGCCACCACCTATCTGTGGAAGAACGTCCTGGAGCGGCGCGGCTACAAGCCGGAGATCAATCAGTACGACGTCGGGTCGATGTTCACCGGTATGAGCAGCGGGCAGGTCGACGTCGAATTCGACGGCTGGCTGCCGGTCGCGCAGAAGCCGTACTGGGACCGGTACAAGAAGAATCTCGTCGATGTCGGGGCGTGGTACGACAAGACCTCGCTCGAGATCGCCGTGCCCTCCTACGTCAAGGACGTGAAGTCCCTGGCGGACCTCAAGGGCAAGTCCGGCCTCTTCAAGGGCAGGATCGTCGGCATCGAGCCGGGCACCGGCGAGATGAAGCTGCTCAAGGGCAAGGTCCTCAAGCAGTACGGCCTGGACAAGGAGTACGAGGTCACAGGCGGCTCCTCCCCGGCGATGCTGGCGCAGCTCCAGCGCTCGTACGCCAAGAAGGAGCCGGTGGCCGTCGTCCTGTGGTCCCCGCACTGGGCGTACGACAAGTACAAGCTCACCAAGCTGGCGGACCCGAAGAAGGCGTTCGGGGCCAACAACCAGCTGCACACCCTCGCCAACAAGTCCTTCCCGCAGAAGTACCCGGAGTTCAACGGGTGGCTGAAGAAGTGGCACATGAGCGAGAAGGAGCTGGCGAGCCTTGAGGCGGCCGTGCAGGACGCGGGCAAGGGCAACGAGGAGAAGGGTGTCCAGAAGTGGATGGACGCCCACCCCGGCATCGTGGACCAGATGGCGCCGGTGACTTCCTGACCCACCGCGTCACCGCCACGACCGCCCGCCGCCGCGGTCCGGAGCTTCCCCGCTCCGGGCCGCGGCGGCGGCGTACCGGCCGCTGCCGTCCGCTCGGCGGGTGCGAAGTGGCCCGGGGGCGGTGGGAAATTCGGATGACGGCCCCGGGGAAGCGGCCCTAGGGTCGTACCCGTGAACGCACCTCCCGGTGCGAAGACGACGGTTACTTCGGTCGATTTGGGTTCGATTCCTGAAACACTCCGCCCCGCGCGGAGTGGGAAACTCCGTCGTCGCCTCTGATCTCGGGAGACGCGCGCACACCTGCGCCGGCGCCCGGTGCGCGGGCAGCGGTTACTTCCCTTCCGCGAAAACACCGCCGCCACCTCGATCCCGGGCGCCGCCGCCGAGTCCGTGCGCGGTCTCCTCCTGTGCTCACTCGGGGGAGAAGCATGAGCAAGTTCAACCGCGCCGCGCGGCGCACCGCCACGGCGACCACCTCCGAGGGCGGCGCCGCCGTCACGCGCGACACCAAGTCCGAACTGGTGCTGCTCGCCGTGGTCAACATGGTCGGTGAGCAGACCTTCTACGAGTCCTCCGACGACCGCGACAACCGCTTCCGCGGTCTGGTCCGCGCCGTCGCCGTCGAGGACGCCGACTGGACGGCCCGCTTCATCACCTGGCTGCGCGCCGAGGCCCAGCTGCGCAGCGCCTCGCTCGTCGCCGCCGCCGAGGCCGTCAAGGCGCGCCTGGAGGCCGGGCTGCACGGCGACAGCCGCCGCCTCGTGGACGCCGCGTGTCTGCGCGCCGACGAGCCCGGCGAACTGCTCGCCTACTGGACGGCCACCTTCGGCCGTGCCGTGCCCAAGCCCGTCAAGCGCGGTCTGGCCGACGCCGCCCGCCGCCTCTACACCGAGCGCGCCCTGCTGAAGTACGACACCGCGAGCCACGGCTTCCGCTTCGCGGATGTCCTGGAGCTGGTGCACGCCGCCCCGGACCCGGACAAGCCGTGGCAGGGCGAGCTCTTCCGGCACGCCGTCGACCGCCGCCACCAGAAGGACGCGGCGGCGCCGCCGGTCTCGCTGCGCATGCTGCGCGCCCGCGCCCGGCTGATGGCGCTGCCGCAGTGGGAGCGCCGCGCGGTGCTGGAGCGGCCGGACGCCGCCGAGGCGCTGGCCGCCGCGGGGATGACCTGGGAGGCGCTGGCGGGCTGGCTCCAGGGGCCGATGGACGCGGTGGCCTGGCAGGCGGTGCTGCCGTCCATGGGCTACATGGCGCTGCTGCGGAACCTGCGCAACTTCGACCAGGCGGGCGGGACCGGGCTGCCGGACGAGGTCGCCGAGCGGGTCGCCGCCCGGCTGGCCGACCCCGCCGAGGTCGCCCGCTCCCGCCAGTTCCCGTACCGCTTCCTGTCCGCCTACCGGGCCGCGCCGTCGCTGCGCTGGGGCCACGCGCTGGACAAGGCGCTGACGGCCGCCACGACGTCCGTGCCGAAGCTGCCCGGCCGCACCCTGGTGCTCGTGGACACCTCGGCCTCGATGCTGAGCACGGTCTCCGGCCGCTCCCAGGTGCGCCACGTGGACGTCGGCGCGCTGTTCGGGGTGGCGCTGGCCCACCGCGGCTGCCAGGTGGACCTGGTGGGCTTCGCCTCGGGGCACTTCACCCACCGGCCGGCCACGGGCGGTTCGGCGCTGCGCGGGATCGAGGAGTTCTGCGCGCGCGTCGGCGAGGTGGGCCACGGCACCGAACTCGCCGCGGCGCTGCGGAACACCTACCGCGACCACGACCGGGTGGTCGTCATCTCGGACATGCAGACGTTCCCGTTCGCCGCCGACGGCCCCTCCGTCCCGGCCTCGGAGGCCGTCCCCGCGCGGGTGCCGGTGTTCGGCGTCGACACCACCGGGTACGCGGCCTCCTCCATCGACACCCGGCGGCCCGGCCGGTACGAGATCGGCGGCTTCAGCGACAAGCTGTTCACCATGGTGGGACTGCTGTCGGAGCAGGGCGGTGGCGCCGGCCGGCCGGTCTGGCCGTGGGAGGAGCGGAGGCCCGCGGCGGCCTGAGGGCTGTCCCGTCATCCCCAGCGGGCTCCCGACGCCGGCTACGGCCGCCCCCAGGCTTCGCCCGGGAGGTGCCCCTGCCGCGTTGTCGGGATCGCCCGAGTACGCCCGGTACGAGGACGGCCCTCCGCCTTGCGATTGACCGCATCCGGCGCCGCTCGCTGATCCACTGGGGATGACGGCACAGCCCTTGGGTGTGGCCACCCGGGGCGCTGTTACCGTTGGCGCCTCAGCGAGGGGGAGAAGACAGCACGTGACATCGACTGCGTTGTGTATCGGCGGGGATCTGACCGTACGGCGCCTCGGGTTCGGGGCCATGCGCTTGCCGACGGAGCCGGGCCCGGCCCGTGAGACCTCTCTCGCGGTCGCCCGGCGGGCCGTCGAGCTGGGCATCACCCTGATCGACACCGCGCATTTGTACGGCGGGGGAGCCAACGAGGAACTCCTGGCCGAGGCTCTGCACCCCTACCCCGATGAGCTGCTGCTCACCACCAAGGTCGGCATCGCCCGATCGGGGCCTTCGGGCGAGTGGAGGCTCGACGGGCGGCCGGCTGTTCTGCGCGATCAGGTCGAGCAGGCTCTGCGCCGACTGCGCATCGAGCGGATCGAGCTGCTTCAGCTGCACCGTATCGATCCGGAGACACCGCTCGCCGACCAGCTGGGCACCCTGCGGGACCTGCGGACCGAGGGCAAGATCGGCCGGATCGGGCTGTCCGAGGTCACCGTCGACGAACTCGACCGGGCGCGGGAGATCGTCGACGTCGCGAGCGTGCAGAACCGCTACAACCTGCTCGACCGCGAGCACGAGCCGGTACTCGCGGCCTGCGAAGCGGCGGGAATCGCGTTCCTGCCGTGGCGTCCTGTCGCCTGGGGGGAGTCGGGGGCGAATGCCGAGGTCGCCGCCGTGGCGGCCGAGGCCGACGCCACCCCTGCGCAGGTCGCGCTCGCCTGGCTCCTCGCCCGCTCACCGGTCATCCTCCCGATCCCGGGCACCGCCCGGATCGACCACCTGGAGGAGAACCTCGCGGCGGAACGCCTCCGCCTGACCCGGGCCCAACGCGACCGCCTCGACCGGCTGACCGAGTCGGCATAGGGCTCCGTCTCGTCGGTCCTGACCGGAGCCGGTGCCCCTGCTTGCGGTCATCCGAGGGCCGGAGCGGCATCGGCTGCTCTCGGTTCGAGCGCGCCGTACGGTGGAGCGATGAGCCCTCGCACCCCCGTACGGCGTGTGGTGTCCCTCGTGCCCTCGCTCACCGAGGCGGTCGCCGCCACCGCCCCGGAGCTGCTGGCCGGGGTGACCGACTGGTGCGCCCATCCGCCCGGCCTCGGCGCGGAGCGGATCGGTGGCACCAAGAACCCCGACACCGACCGGATCGCCGCCCTCGCACCCGATCTGGTCATCGCCAACGAGGAGGAGAACCGCGCCCCCGACCTCGACGCGCTGCGTGCCGCCGGTCTGGAGGTGATGGTCACCGAAGTACGCACCCTGGACCAGGCGTTCGGCGAACTGGACCGGGTCCTGGTGCGCGGCTGCGGACTGCCGCGCCCCGGCTGGCTGGACGAGGCCGAGGCGGCCTGGGCGGACGTACGGCCCACCGGGCCGGAGCGGCGCGCGGTCGTCCCGGTGTGGCGGCGGCCGTGGATGGTGCTGGGCCGGGACACCTTCGCCGGGGACGTCCTCGCCCGGCTGGGAGTGCGGCACCTCTACAGCGGACACGACGAGCGCTATCCCCGCGTTCCCGTCGACGAGTTGACGGCGCGGGGCGCGGATCTGGTGGTGCTGCCGGACGAGCCGTACCGCTTCACGGCCGAGGACGGGCCGGAGGCGTTCCCCGGCCTGCCCGCGGCCCTGGTCAGCGGCCGTCATCTCACCTGGTACGGGCCTTCGTTGGCGGAGGCGCCCGCGGTGCTCAACGCGGCCCTGGCGTCGGCGTCCTGAGGCCCGGACGGCGGAAGCGAAGGCGGCGGAGGCGCGAGCAGGGTGCCGCGCGCCACCCCGACCGCCGTACGCGTCCAGACCACCGCCCACGCCGCCACCAGAAAGCCGTACAGCCCCACCGACAGCCAGCCGAACGCGTGCAGCCCGGTGTGGCGGGACAGCGCTGCCGCCCCCGTGACACAGGTGCCGACCGGGAAGGTGAACCCCCACCACGTCATCGCGAACGGCATTCCGCGCCGTACGGCCCGCACCACCAGCGCCCCGGCCAGCGCCAGCCACAGCAGCGCGAACCCCATCACCGGCACGCCGTACGCCACCGAGGCGAACCGCGCGGCTACCTCCGGGGCCCCGCTGTACCCCGCGGACCGCAGGGCGTCGGCCAGTGCGCCCGCGGCCGTCGTGGACTGGCCGAGCGGCCCCAGGACGAGGAAGAGCGCGGGCGTCTGCGCCGCGGGAAGCGGTCCGTGGCAAAGGAGGCGGGCGAACACCAGCGGCAGCATCAGCAGCGTCGCCAGCAGACTCGCGCCCATCAGCGCACCGCTCACCACCAGCATGGCCTCCCGCCACTGCCCGGCGGGCAGATGCGGCACCAGGGGCGGGCCGAGCGCCGCCGACACCATCGGCGCCACCACGGGCAGCAGCCACACCGGGGAGGCGTCCGCGGGGCCGATCCGGTGCCGGGTCACCATCAGGCACGGAATCCCGGCCGCGACCACCAGGCCCAGCAGCGTTCCGGCCGTCCACAGCACCGCGTCCAGCGCGACCGACGCGGTGACGCCGATGACATCCGACCCCACCGTCAGCGTCCCGCCGCCGACCGCGAGCAGCGCCATCGCCAGACAGCCGTAGAAGGGCGCGACCGCCGGGTCGAGCAGATGGGCGCGGGCCCGGTCGCGATGGCGGGCCCAGTGCACCGTACGGGCCACCAGCACGGCGGCCAGCATCAGCACCGACAGCGCCCACACCGGGCGGCAGACGTCCCGCAGCCACGGAACACCCACCGGCAGACCGGCGCCCGCACCGGCCACGATCGCGGTGCCCATCACCGTGGCGTACCAGTTGGGACCCAGGTGGCGTACGGATGCCCGGGGCGGTTCGGCCACGGCGGCGGGGAGGGGGCGGGCAGGCGCGAGAGTGACCATGCCCGCAGCCTCGCGCGCCCCGCCCGCCGCCACCAGACACCGCCTTCCTATGAGGGCATAAACTGAACTTATGGGCGAGGGACGGAACGGCGACGCGGCGCCCGCCACGGGACAAAACGGCGGCGCGGCGGCTCCCACGGGGCACGGCGGCGAGGCGGCGGAGGCCGCGCCGGTATCCCACCGCGTCCCCGACCTCGGCGCGCTGGAGCTGCTGCTCGCCGTCGCCCGCCTGGGCAGCCTCGGCCGCGCCGCCCGCGAGCTCGGCATCACCCAGCCCGCCGCCAGCAGCCGGATCCGGGCCATGGAACGGCAGTTGGGCGTCGCCCTCGTCGACCGCTCACCGCGCGGATCCCGGCTCACCGAGGCCGGGGCGCTGGTCACCGACTGGGCGCGGCGGGTGGTGGAGGCCGCCGAGGCCTTCGACGCGGGCGTCCACGCCCTGCGCGACCGCCGTGACTCCCGGCTGCGGGTGGCCTCCAGCATGACCATCGCCGAATACCTGCTGCCCGGCTGGCTGATAGCGCTGCGCACCCTGCGCCCGGACACCGCCGTCTCCCTGCTCGCCGGGAACACGGCGGCGGTCGCCGGACGGCTGCTGGGCGAGGAGGCGGACATCGGCTTCGTCGAGGGCCTCGATGTGCCCGGCGGGCTGGACGGCGTGGTCATCGGCCACGACCGCCTCGCCGTCGTCACCGCCCCGGCCCACCCCTGGGCACGCCGCCGCGCCCCGGTCAGCCCCGCCGAACTCGCCGCCACCCCGCTCGTCCTGCGTGAGCGCGGCTCCGGCACCCGGCAGGTCCTGGACGCGGCCCTCGCGGACCACGGCGGTCTGGCGGCCCCGCTGCTGGAGCTCGCCTCCACCACGGCGGTCAAGGCGGCGGCGGTGAGCGGCGCCGGCCCCGCCGTGCTCAGCCGGCTGGCCGTGCACGAGGAGCTGGCGGCCCGGCGGCTGGTGGAGGTCGCCGTGGCGGACGTACGGCTGCGTCGCGACCTGCGCGCGGTGTGGCCCGCC
This window contains:
- a CDS encoding LysR family transcriptional regulator, producing MGEGRNGDAAPATGQNGGAAAPTGHGGEAAEAAPVSHRVPDLGALELLLAVARLGSLGRAARELGITQPAASSRIRAMERQLGVALVDRSPRGSRLTEAGALVTDWARRVVEAAEAFDAGVHALRDRRDSRLRVASSMTIAEYLLPGWLIALRTLRPDTAVSLLAGNTAAVAGRLLGEEADIGFVEGLDVPGGLDGVVIGHDRLAVVTAPAHPWARRRAPVSPAELAATPLVLRERGSGTRQVLDAALADHGGLAAPLLELASTTAVKAAAVSGAGPAVLSRLAVHEELAARRLVEVAVADVRLRRDLRAVWPAGHRPTGPARDLLGLTRPTGASR